Genomic segment of Mucilaginibacter sabulilitoris:
AGACTTGTCATCCTGAGCGTGTCGAAGGATTGCGCGCAGAGGCCCACATACCATGCTTCGACAAGCTCAGTATGACAGCCATAGGTATCGTCAAAATCCGAGAACACTGATGTCCTACACTGAAATTTTATACCGGGGCTTAGGTCCCTGATACACTATTCATGAAACAATATTTAATTCTATTTATATTTTTTTTATCACTTTCACCGCTGGTTTACGGCCAGGCTACCCTGCAGGGAACCATAACTGATGCCAATACGCACGAAGCATTAGTAGGTGCATCGGTTTGTAATGCAGACGCTGTTCATGGCGAAAAACTGGCCACGACCAACGCGAAGGGACGTTTTAGCCTTAACATACAAAATATAGCCAGGCTCAAATTTGCCATGGTTGGTTACAATGCACGTATTGTTGAGGTTGCTCAGCTAAAAGGGCAAAGCCTTGATATAGCACTGGAACCGTCCACTGTAGATCTCCAACCGGTTATTGTAACCGCCAGCAGGGAAGGGCAGGCCCGGCAGGATGCGCCCATCGCTATCAGTAAAATAAACTCCACCCAAATTAAGGATACCAAAGCTACGGCGCTCTACCAGTTATTAAATAAGGTGGCCGGTGTTTACATGGTTAACTTAGGCAATGAGCAGCATACCATGGCCATTCGCCAGCCAATTACATATAATGCGCTCTATTTATATATGGAAGATGGTTTGCCCATACGCCCTACGGGTATCTTTAACCATAACTCGCTGTATGAGATTAACATGTCGGGTGTTAAGGATATCGAGGTGATCAAAGGTCCGGCTTCGTCGCTGTACGGCAGTAACTCCATTGGCGGAGCGGTAAACTTTATTACGCAGGGCCCGCCGACAGGTTATGCAGGCAATTTATCTGTTCAGGGCGATAATTACCATTACCGCCGTGTTGATGCCGATGGTGGTTTCAGCCAGGGTAAGTTTGGCCTGTACGTGGGTGGATATATAGCGCGTCAGCGCGATAGCTGGCAGGATTATTCTGACTTTGACAAGTACTCGGGCAACTTTAAAACCACGTATGATTTTAGCCCTTCCACCCGTTTAACTACATCAGCGGCCTACAATTATCTCAATACGCAAACTCCGGGCAGCTTGGATAGCGCACACTTTTATAACCGCAGTTATGGTTCCAATTCGCGTTTTACTTATCGTAAGGTAAAAGCATTCAGGGCCAGTACCCGGCTCGATCATCAGTGGGACGATAAGAACAGTACCTTTGTAACCCTGTTCTTCAGGGATAACTCAACAGCGCAGCTGCCCAGCTACTATATTTCGGATGTAAGGGATAATACCGGCAAATATCTGAGCTCAAACGGGCAGGTTAATGACCAGAAGTTTCAGAGCTATGGTGTACTTGCACAGCACCGTACCGATTTTGATTTCCTGCATTCGCGCTTAATTGCGGGTGTTTATATGGATGACAGTCCCAGCTCATACTACGCCCAGTTTCTGAACATCGACAAAGATGTACAAAACAATTACTACACCGGCTTCACCAACACGGGCAGGTATATAGACGATTACCGCATTAAGCTTTTTAATACCGCGGCTTATCTGCAATACGAGATAAAACCGGTTGAAGCCCTGCGCATAGTAGGTGGTTTGCGTTATGATCGTGTACATTATGATTTTACCAATGGTTTACCTCCGGATCAAAGCAAGTACAAACAGCAGGAAACCAACAACTTTAATATACTGGCGCCTAAATTGGGTGTTACGTATAACCTTGGCAGCAACAAGGGTTTATATGCTAATTATAGTGTGGGCTTTCAACCACCTGAGACCGGTGACCTGTATAGTTCGCGTCAGTTAACCCCACTAAAACAGGCTACTTTCGATAATTACGAGGTAGGGGGTTGGTTTTCGGCGTTTGATAAAAAACTGTACTTTGAACTGAGTCTTTTTGATCTGGAAGGGCATAACGAGATCATTAACCAACTGCTGCCAGATAACACCACACAAAACCAAAACGCAGGTGCTACCCGTCACCGGGGTGTGGAGTATGCATTGACGCTGGCTCCCGTAAAGGAACTTACCTTTAGGTTTAGTGGTACAAATGCAAGGCACACCTACCTGAAATACAGCGAAGTAACTACCAATTACAGCACCGGTGCCAATACAGTAATCAGCTATAATGGCAACCGAATGAATAATGCGCCTGCCTGGATAGCCAATTCGGAGCTTACCTATAAGCCTGTATATTTGCCTGGTTTCAGGATAGCTACCGAGTGGCAGCATATAAATCAGTATTATACCAACCCTGCCAATACCAAAACTTATAGCGGTTATGATATTTACAACCTGCGTTTAGGTTATGATATTAAAAGCAGCGTACTCAAGGGAGCGGGCATTTGGTTTAATGTGCTCAATTTAACCAATAAGTTGTATGCCACAACAGTAACCAGTAACCAGTATGGCGATACTTACAACGCCGCGCCGCCGCGTACATACACTTTAGGCATCAGTTATTCATTTTCAAAATATTGATTATGGCACCATCAGCAGTAAAAAGTAAATTTTATAAATGGCACCGCATACTGGGGCTGATAGCGCTGGTACCGGTAATCTTCTGGACGCTGAGCGGCTTGTCGCACCCGTTTATGTCAAACTGGTTCAGGCCCCAGATTGCCCGGGAGGTGTTTAAACCCTTGTCGCAAAACCAAATGAAGCCCGCTTTATCTATTCAGCAGGTAATGGATAAGAATAACCTGCAGGAGCTGCGGAATTTTAATCTTGTCCATTTTACTAAGGGCACGTTTTACCAAGTATTAGGAAAGGATAGCACTTACAATTATTATTCGGCCACCGATGGAGTATTACTGCCAAACGGCGATGTACAATATGCAGAATACCTTGCCCGCTTTTTTACACAAGACTCTACATCTACCATGAAAAGTATTGTGCTGCAAACCAATTTCGATGGCGAGTATCAACCTATTAACCGGCTGCTGCCTGTTTGGAAGGTTTCTTTTAACCGCCCCGACGGAATGGATGTTTATATCGAAACAGGCCAGAGTCGCATGGGAACCTTTAACAATAACACCCGCAAAGCGTTTTTGTGGGTGTTTGAGCAGTTCCATACCTGGCAGTTTTTGGCCGATATAGCCGGCGATACTTTTCGTAACGCGTTTTTACTGGTGATTGTAAGTATTATGCTCTTTACCCTCCTAAGCGGATTAACCATATATGGTTTACTATGGAAAAAGTTCAAAACTATCAGGCAAAACCAAAAAGTAAAGGGAACAGAGGCTAATCGGGTTACGCATCGTTATCACCGACAGATAGGTATCATTGTTTCCTTTGTGATGTTCACATTTGTTATCAGTGGCGCGTTCCATTTGTTTGTGAAGCTGTATAATAATGAACCCTTTAAGGCAGATTACGGACAGGTGATTAACCGCAAACAGTTAGGTTTTTCAAACCTGGAACTACCCCTGGCCGATAGCACAATTAAAAAGACAGGAGTGGCGAGTTTTTACGATAATACCTATTACCAGGTGGTAGACAATAAAAGACAGGTGCTTTATTTTAATACCCTGACCGGCAAAGAGCAGGAACTTGGCGACGAAGATTACGCGCGTTTTTTAAGCACCTACTATCATACCACTGCGTCGGGTTTAAAAACCTTTAAAGGCAGGGTTAAGGTAGATGTAATTAAACAGTTTGATGAAGAATACGGATTTATCAATAAGCGCCTGCCGGTTGAACGGGTAGGCTACCCTAACGGCGACAACTGGTACATAGAAACAACTACCTCTAAACTGGCCACCAAAGTTGCCGGTATTGACAGGGCCGAGGGCCTGTCGTTTATTTTTCTGCACAAATATTTTGGCATGACCTGGGCCGGTAAAGACGTTCGGGATATAGTAAGTATGTTGGCCGCCTTAGGTGTGCTGGTTGTATCACTGTTTGGCTTTGCTTCCTTTATTAACAATAAATGACCATGAAAAAATCAATCATAATCTGGTGCCTGGCTGCTTTATCATTAGTTGCTGTAATAGCTTGCAATGGCGGGGGACACTCAACTGAAAAGCAGCAAAAGAAGGGTAAATATACCTGCACCATGCACCCCGGCGTAAGTGTCGATAAGCCCGGCGTTTGCCCCAAATGCGGCATGGAACTGGTAGAGCGGGATACTACGGAAGATAAGTAGCAATATCAAAAAATTCTGAAGCCTCACCCAACCCTCTCCAAAGGAGAGGGCTTTAAAAAAAGCTTTTAAAGTCTCCCCCTTTGGGGAGACTTAGAGGGGGCTCTCTCATTCCTTATATCCCTTAAGCCTACTTCTTCCGCATCAGCACAGTATGTGCCTTGCTGCCATTGGCCGCTATGTCAACACTGATAGAATCATCATATATTTTACCGGTATGTTCAATCTCCAGTTCCCCTAGGGTTACGGTAAATTTAAAGTCGGTACCGGTTATTTTACCATCGTCAATGGGCAGGTCGCCTTTAGGGGTTTTGGCTGTTCCGGTTAGTTTATCACCATCTACTTTAAAGTTATAAAGCAGTGGATATACTTCGCCCGAATCAGTTTTTAAAGTGCCGGTCCACATGCCAGAAAAATCGGCTACAGTGGCAAAGCTGGCTAAAAAGCAGCAAATTAACAGGGTAGTTGTTAAGAATTTCCTTTTCATGGATCTTGTTTTTCAATAATCAAAATTAAAGACCACATTAAAAGTAATCATGAACTACAGGTTAAGTTTTACTGGTTCATGATAAAACCATTGAATTATTACACAGGGATTTTATAGGCGCGTTTTACGGTTGTTAACTAACTATACACCACACGCAAGCAATTGATATTTTCTTAAATAAGAATAATTGTTAAGCATACATTTTATTTACGAATAATGTATCTTAGCTTCTCCGGTTCGCCCGGAAAACAAAACCGTTATACCTAAATAATTACCTGAATGAGAAAACTACTTGTACTGATAGTACTTGCCGCGTGTTTTTTAAACGCTTCGGCTCAAAACATTTCATTAACCACCGGGTGGAAGCTGGCCGTAGGTGATTCTACGCAATGGGCATCACCAACTTTTAACGATCAGCATTGGGCAGCCGTTAACGTGGCCCATAGCTGGGAGCAGGAAGGGCACCCCAATTATAATGGTTTTGGCTGGTACCGTATACATGTGGTTATCCCTTCATCACTAAAAGAAAAAGCATTCTTAAAGGACAGCTTGCGTATAAACCTGGGTAGTGTTGATGACAATGATGAGGTTTATTTGAACGGCAAGCTGATAGGCAAGTTCGGAGGCAAAACCGGCGATATTATGAAAGGAGCTTTTTATGGTCCGCGGAGCTACACTATTGCCGCAAATAATCCTGCTATCTTATGGGATAAAGAGAACGTTTTGGCTGTACGTATTTATGATACCGGCGGCGACGGCGGTATATATGGCACCAACTTTAGTATTGCCATGGCCGATGTGATGGACCATGTAAATGTTGATACCGAAGCCGATTTTAATTACGGCGAACGTAACAGCCTGAGCAAAGCCGTTAAACTGGTTACCACCAATCATTACGATTACAAAGGTAAACTGGCATTTAAAGTAACCGATCCCGAAACCAACACGGTTTTGTATGAAAAAACAAACGATGCCGCCTTTACCATTGGTAAACCGTTTACCTATACATTTGAAATAGCTCGTTTAGCAAGAAAATCATATACCATTAATTATACTTTCACCGACGAAAAATCGGGTAAGGTATTAACGCAAACCGAAACAACACCATACCTGCTTACACCATATCCTTCGGCTAAACCCAAAATAAACGGTGCCGAGGTTTTTGGCGTCCGTCCGGGTAACCCATTCCTGTATCTGATACCCGCGACCGGCCGCAAGCCGCTTACCTATAAAGCGGAAGGCTTGCCAGAAGGTTTAAAGCTGGATGCCTCAACAGGTATCATCACCGGAACGGTAGCACAAAAAGGTTCGTACCCGGTAACATTTACAGTGAGCAACAGGCTGGGCCGCAAAACTAAAGAGTTTACTATTGTTATCGGCGATAATATCGGCTTAACACCAGCACTTGGCTGGAACAGCTGGAACGCCTGGGGTTTAAGCGTTGATGATAAAAAAGTACGCACATCGGCCAAGGCTATGGCCGACAGATTAAGTGCACATGGCTGGGCTTATATCAATATAGATGATGGCTGGGAGGCCGAACAGCGCCAACCCGACGGAAAGATTGTTGCCAACAGTAAATTTCCGGATATGAAAGGGCTGAGCGATTATGTGCATAGTCTGGGTTTACGCATGGGCATTTACTCATCGCCGGGACCGCGTACCTGCGGCGGCTTTTTAGGGAGCTGGCAGCATGAAGATCAGGACGCGCAAACTTATGGCGACTGGGGAATTGATTATTTAAAATACGATTGGTGCGCCTATTCAGAAATCGACCCCAAACCAGATTTGGCAGGCCTCAAAAAACCTTACCAGGTAATGCGTACCTCACTTAATAAAATAAATCGTGATATTATGTACAGCCTTTGTCAATACGGCTGGGGTAACGTATGGGAGTGGGGCGCTGAAGTGGGCGGCAATAGCTGGCGTACTACCGGCGATATACAAGACACCTGGAGAAGCATGTCGTCAATTGGGTTTAACCAGGACAAGGCCGCACCGTTTTCGCAGCCCGGGCATTTTAACGATCCCGATATGCTGGTTGTAGGAAAAGTAGGATGGGGGCCGAGCCTGCATAATACCGGCCTTACTTATGATGAGCAATACACACATATCAGCTTATGGAGCCTGCTTTCGTCGCCATTACTTATTGGTTGCGATATGAGCCATTTGGATAGCTTTACTCTTAATTTGCTCACCAATGATGAGGTGCTGGCCATTGACCAGGACGCGTTGGGCAAAGGAGCAAATAAGTATGTTAAAAGCGACAACTACCAGATATGGGTAAAGGATTTGAAAGATGGCGGCAAAGCCATAGGGCTATTTAACCTGTCTGACAAATATCAAACCATCAGTCTTAATAAAAATGATCCTGTATTAAAGGATTATACTAAGTTCAGGGATGTATGGCAGCAGAAATATATTGTAACAACCGGTAAAACATTCAGCGCTAAAGTAGCGCCGCATGGTGTTATGCTGGTTAAGGTAAGTAAATAATATGTGCATGACAGATTGAAAATAGGCTATCACCCGTCGTAAGGCACGAGGAGAAATCTTATAAGCGCATACACTGCTTTTATAAGATTTCTCCCTTTGGTCGATGACAATTGAAAATAGTAAAACCAGTTTATTCTGGTGTTTCGTAGTAGTAAATGGGGGCAAATACGCCTTCGCTGGTGGTATAGTACCCTTTGCCATCGGGTGTAAACCCAATCGCTTCACCCTGTTTTTCTGCTTTGTAATGTAGCTCCTCCGGTTTTCTTACCATAGTTTCCCAGATGTGCTCATGAGGCTGGCGGTGCCAGTAGTAAACCTTTTCATAGCTCTTTAACAAAACCTGCTGCCCGTCTTTTGATATATCCCCGGCAGTTATCCATTTAAACGGACTGAACCCCGGGAAAAAGAGTTTTGCGCGTTTGGTGAGGGTGAGGGTATCATGCGCGGCTGATTTTAGCGGGGCGGTATACACATTTACGGTGTCGCCACGTTTTGTTACAATGTAAAAAAGCTTCTCAACCGGGTCAACCATCAATGTCTCTGCATCTTTTGCACCATCAGGGTACTTCAGGTTAATGGCAGTGGCGGTAACATTAGTTAAACTATCCGTTGCCCATGATTTTTTTTCAGGGATGCGGTAAATAGTAATATAGGGCCACACGTTATTGTTATCGCCAATATCGCCTATATAAACATAACTTTTGCCTCTAACAGGCCCTGGGCCTACTGCTATATCTTCGCAGTCGCGCACGCCTAAAGAACTATTCAGGCCGTTATAATAAATGGTAGTTTTTAATTTACCGTTGGGGGTTATCGCAAAAAAGCGGCTGGTATCGCCGCTGTCATTATGTACGTAATAAATATCAGGGTTGATGGATGATGCCGCTATTCCGGATGTTTCACCCATTTGT
This window contains:
- a CDS encoding putative Ig domain-containing protein; translation: MRKLLVLIVLAACFLNASAQNISLTTGWKLAVGDSTQWASPTFNDQHWAAVNVAHSWEQEGHPNYNGFGWYRIHVVIPSSLKEKAFLKDSLRINLGSVDDNDEVYLNGKLIGKFGGKTGDIMKGAFYGPRSYTIAANNPAILWDKENVLAVRIYDTGGDGGIYGTNFSIAMADVMDHVNVDTEADFNYGERNSLSKAVKLVTTNHYDYKGKLAFKVTDPETNTVLYEKTNDAAFTIGKPFTYTFEIARLARKSYTINYTFTDEKSGKVLTQTETTPYLLTPYPSAKPKINGAEVFGVRPGNPFLYLIPATGRKPLTYKAEGLPEGLKLDASTGIITGTVAQKGSYPVTFTVSNRLGRKTKEFTIVIGDNIGLTPALGWNSWNAWGLSVDDKKVRTSAKAMADRLSAHGWAYINIDDGWEAEQRQPDGKIVANSKFPDMKGLSDYVHSLGLRMGIYSSPGPRTCGGFLGSWQHEDQDAQTYGDWGIDYLKYDWCAYSEIDPKPDLAGLKKPYQVMRTSLNKINRDIMYSLCQYGWGNVWEWGAEVGGNSWRTTGDIQDTWRSMSSIGFNQDKAAPFSQPGHFNDPDMLVVGKVGWGPSLHNTGLTYDEQYTHISLWSLLSSPLLIGCDMSHLDSFTLNLLTNDEVLAIDQDALGKGANKYVKSDNYQIWVKDLKDGGKAIGLFNLSDKYQTISLNKNDPVLKDYTKFRDVWQQKYIVTTGKTFSAKVAPHGVMLVKVSK
- a CDS encoding TonB-dependent receptor, which translates into the protein MKQYLILFIFFLSLSPLVYGQATLQGTITDANTHEALVGASVCNADAVHGEKLATTNAKGRFSLNIQNIARLKFAMVGYNARIVEVAQLKGQSLDIALEPSTVDLQPVIVTASREGQARQDAPIAISKINSTQIKDTKATALYQLLNKVAGVYMVNLGNEQHTMAIRQPITYNALYLYMEDGLPIRPTGIFNHNSLYEINMSGVKDIEVIKGPASSLYGSNSIGGAVNFITQGPPTGYAGNLSVQGDNYHYRRVDADGGFSQGKFGLYVGGYIARQRDSWQDYSDFDKYSGNFKTTYDFSPSTRLTTSAAYNYLNTQTPGSLDSAHFYNRSYGSNSRFTYRKVKAFRASTRLDHQWDDKNSTFVTLFFRDNSTAQLPSYYISDVRDNTGKYLSSNGQVNDQKFQSYGVLAQHRTDFDFLHSRLIAGVYMDDSPSSYYAQFLNIDKDVQNNYYTGFTNTGRYIDDYRIKLFNTAAYLQYEIKPVEALRIVGGLRYDRVHYDFTNGLPPDQSKYKQQETNNFNILAPKLGVTYNLGSNKGLYANYSVGFQPPETGDLYSSRQLTPLKQATFDNYEVGGWFSAFDKKLYFELSLFDLEGHNEIINQLLPDNTTQNQNAGATRHRGVEYALTLAPVKELTFRFSGTNARHTYLKYSEVTTNYSTGANTVISYNGNRMNNAPAWIANSELTYKPVYLPGFRIATEWQHINQYYTNPANTKTYSGYDIYNLRLGYDIKSSVLKGAGIWFNVLNLTNKLYATTVTSNQYGDTYNAAPPRTYTLGISYSFSKY
- a CDS encoding PepSY domain-containing protein — translated: MAPSAVKSKFYKWHRILGLIALVPVIFWTLSGLSHPFMSNWFRPQIAREVFKPLSQNQMKPALSIQQVMDKNNLQELRNFNLVHFTKGTFYQVLGKDSTYNYYSATDGVLLPNGDVQYAEYLARFFTQDSTSTMKSIVLQTNFDGEYQPINRLLPVWKVSFNRPDGMDVYIETGQSRMGTFNNNTRKAFLWVFEQFHTWQFLADIAGDTFRNAFLLVIVSIMLFTLLSGLTIYGLLWKKFKTIRQNQKVKGTEANRVTHRYHRQIGIIVSFVMFTFVISGAFHLFVKLYNNEPFKADYGQVINRKQLGFSNLELPLADSTIKKTGVASFYDNTYYQVVDNKRQVLYFNTLTGKEQELGDEDYARFLSTYYHTTASGLKTFKGRVKVDVIKQFDEEYGFINKRLPVERVGYPNGDNWYIETTTSKLATKVAGIDRAEGLSFIFLHKYFGMTWAGKDVRDIVSMLAALGVLVVSLFGFASFINNK
- a CDS encoding heavy metal-binding domain-containing protein is translated as MKKSIIIWCLAALSLVAVIACNGGGHSTEKQQKKGKYTCTMHPGVSVDKPGVCPKCGMELVERDTTEDK